CCACGCTGCCGCCGCCGTGGTGGTCGGCAAGGATGGGTCGGTCGAGCAGCCGCGCGGTACGCCGGTGTTCGCCTGGAAGGGCGAGACGCTCGAGGAGTACTGGTGGTGCACGGACCAGGCACTGCTGTGGCCGGACGGCCAGGGCCCGAACCTCATCCTCGATGACGGTGGCGACGCCACGCTGCTCATCCACAAGGGCACCGAGTACGAAGCCGCGGGCAAGATCCCGGCCTTCGACGCGGCCAACGAGCCCGAGGAGTGGGGCGTGATCCTCGACCTCCTGCGCAAGACGCACAAGGAGGACCCGAAGCGCTGGACCAACGTCGGCAAGGCGATCAAGGGCGTCTCGGAGGAGACGACGACCGGCGTGCACCGCCTCTATGAGATGATGCAGGCGGGCACGCTGCTGTTCCCGGCCATCAACGTGAACGACTCGGTCACCAAGTCGAAGTTCGACAATCTCTACGGCTGCCGGCACTCGCTGACCGACGGCATCCTCCGCGCCTCGGACGTGATGCTCGCCGGCAAGGTCGCCGTCGTGCTCGGCTACGGCGACGTGGGCAAGGGCTCGGCGCAGGCCTTCAAGGGCCAGGGCGCGCGCGTCGTGATCGTCGAGATCGACCCCATCTGCGCGCTGCAGGCGGCGATGGAAGGCTACCAGGTCGCCACGCTCGATGACGTGGTGAGCACCGCCGACATCTTCATCACTGCCACGGGCAACGCGGACATCATCACCGCGGCGCACATGGCGAAGATGAAGGACAAGGCCATCGTCGGGAACATCGGCCACTTCGACAACGAGATCGACATGGCCGGTCTCAAGAAGATGGCGGGCGTCAAGCGCAACAACATCAAGCCGCAGTTCGACGAGTGGATCTTCCCGGACGGCCACTCGGTGCTGATCCTGGCCGAAGGCCGCCTGCTCAACCTCGGCTGCGCCACGGGCCACCCGTCGTTCGTGATGAGCTGCTCGTTCACCAACCAGGTGGTGGCGCAGGTCGACCTGCACCTCGCCGCGCAGGGCAAGGAGACGGTGTCGGGCACCAAGTACGACGCCAAGAAGGTCTACGTGCTGCCCAAGAAGCTCGACGAGAAGGTGGCGCGCCTGCACCTCGACAAGCTGGGTGTGAAGCTGACGAAGCTCACGGAGAAGCAGGCGGCGTACATCGGCGTGCCGGTGGATGGGCCGTATAAGTCGGACCACTACCGGTACTAGGACGAAGGTTGTAGGACGAAGGACGGAAGTGAACGGCGGCGCGAGTCCAAGGATTCGCGCCGCCGTTTGCCGTTTGCTTCCGTCCTTCGTCCTCCGCCCTCCGTCCTCCTACTTGAGCACGTCCACCCCTCCCGCCTGCTGCCCGACCTCGACCGTCGCGACCACCCGCAGCGCGCGCAGATCAATCACGTCCACCGTCGCCTTCTCCGAACCGACGCCTTCGTTGGTGATGAAGGCGTAGCGGTCGTCGCTGGTCACGGCGGCACCGTGGGTGACGCGCTTCGATGTCGGGATGCGGGCCAGCTCGCGGCCGCTCTGCGTGTCGAAGACGGAGATGGACTGGCCGCGCTTGTTGGTGCCGATGAGCAGGCGGCCGTCGTGCGTCACGGCGAGGTTGTAGACGCCGGGGCCGGCCGGAATGCGCCGCAGCAACGACCACGAGGCCACGTCCACCTCGACGATCTCGCTGGACTTGTTGCAGGCCACCCAGATGCGTGTGCCGTCGGCCGAGGGCTGCGCCCAGGTCGGCGAGCAACTCACATCGCCGGGCTTTGGGGGCTCGAGGCCGTGCCCGCCCATATCGTGGCCGGCGTGCGCGGCATCGGCGAGCCTGCGCTTGGGCGGTGCACCATCGCGCCCCTGCTCCTTGCCGCCGGTGAGCAGAAAATGGCGTGTGACGCCGAAGCGCTCGGCGTCAATCTCCACCATCGCATCGTCCATCATGCAGGCGGAGTAGTGCCGCGTGCCCGCAGGATTCAGGCGCGAGCCGTGCGGCATCGTGCAGGTCTCGACGCGCGCGATTTCGATCATCGCGCCGGTCTCCACCACCGACACCGACGAGGTGACCATCTCGCCGTGCAGGTTGAAATTCACCGCCCACACATACCAGCCGTTGGGACTGACCTGCGCCGTAGCGGGGAATGGCCCCAGCGTGATGCGGCCCAGCGGCGTGTCGTCGGCCCGGCGGAACTTCCAGAGATCGCCGCCCGGGATGCCGTGCGCGGTGGTGACGTAGTAGAACTCGCCGTCGGGGCTCAACGCGACGCCGTGCGGGCCGTCGGGGTCGGTCATCGAGATGCCGACCGGCACGACCTTGTCGAGCCGCGCACCCTGCGGCCCGAAGACAATGCGCGAGACTTCGTCCACGGACTCGGAGACGACGTAGGCCACATACTCGCGCTCGACGGGAGAAGGCTCAGGAAGCATCCGAGGCGAGAGACGCGCCGTGTCCGGCGCGCCCTCGGTGAGGATGCGTGGCTCCAGCCGTGCCTGATCGGCGGGGCGCGGCGCACAGGCCATCGCCCCGAGCAGCAACCCCATCGCAGCGATTGCGCCGCCACCGAAACGCACAGGCGTCACGGCACCACGCCGGTCTTCGGTTGGATGCGCACGATCCACAGCCCGTTATACATATCATTCACATACGCGAGGCCATCGCGCACCACCACGCCCCAGGTCATCGCGGTGTTCTGCACGCGGCCGTCCATGTCGGCCGTGTTGAGGTGCCCGATTTCGCGGCCCTGCGCGCGCAGGTCGCCGCGCAGCTCGCCCGAGACGTCGAACACGTGGAAGCCGGCGTTGTAGGCGCCGATGTAGAGCGAGTCGCCGGCGGCCCAGACGTTGTGCACGCCGCCGTACTCGGGCTCGTACCAGGCGACGGACTTCGGCTGCTCGAGGTTCGAGACGTCGATCACCTGCAGGCGGCCATAGGCGCGGCCTGCGGCAGCGTCCTTGGCGCCCTTCACGCCGCTGGAAGGAAAGACCTCGTCAGCGATGAACACGTAGTTGTTGTGGCGCCAGGCTGTGTGCGTGCCACGGATGAAGCCCGGGCCGCCGTCGGCCTCGACGCCGCGGTACAGCGCATTGAGGTCGTACTTGAACTGAGAGACGAGCACGGGATTCGACGGCGTGCCGCCCTTGATGCCGTTGCCGACGTCGAGGATCACCAGGCCGTCGTTCCACCAGGAGCCGTAGAGCAGGCCGTCCTGCACATCGATGTCGTGCAGCGTGCGGCCGGCGTCGGGACGCGCTTCGGTCTTCCACTGCGCGACCTCGCGCGGATTGTACGGGTCATCGATGTTCAGCACGTGCAGCGCGCCGGTGCCGTCGTTCGTGAGGAAGACGTGCTGGCCGTGCTTCGGGTCCTCGTAGATGAAGCTCGAGTGCACGCCCGCGGTCACGCCGGTGGTGAACTCGCTGATGGGCTTCGGATGCCGCGGATCCTCGAGCGAGGCGAACACGACGCCGTTCTTGCGGTCCGCCGCGCCCTCGCGTGTGAACACGAGGAACTTGCCGTCGGGCGTGGTCATCACGTCATTCACGCGGCGCGTGTTGGCCACGATGGAGTCGGTGACCACGGGCTTGGCCGGATCGCTGATGTCGATGGCGTAGAGCACGTCACCGCCGCTGCCGGAGCCGAGGTAGGCGACCTCGCCATTCGGGTGCAGCCAGACTTCCTCGGTGGTGAAGCGCTGGCGGGGCAGGCGGCCGACGACCTCAAGCGGACGACGCACATCGCGCGCGGCCAGGGTCACGACGCTCTCGGCCGTGCGGTTGCCCAGCGAGGCGGTCACGGTGTACGCGCCGGCCTCGTATCCGACGAACGCTCCGTCGCTGTCGATGGCACCGTTGCCCGGCGAGATGCTCCACACCGGCGTGAGGCCCTCGATGGCGCGTCCCTGCGCATCGCGCGCCACGGCGCGGAAGCGGAGCACGTCGCCGGTACGGGCGTCACTCACGCCGGGCTCGACGCTCAGCGCCGCGACAGGCGTCGCCACGATCTGCAGCGGAAGTGCCTGCGAGACGGCGCCCACGCGCGCGGTGACGGTCGCGCGGCCGGCCGCGACCGCGGTGAGCATCCCCGCCTCGGACACGGTGACCACCTTGGCGTCGGAGCTGGTCCAGGTCACGCGGTCGTCGCGGCGGTCACCGATGGCCGAGAGCACCGTCGCCGTCAACCGCATGCGCTGGCCCAGCGCCAGGCGCGTCGGTGCGGGCTGCACCGCAATGCGCGCGGCCGGACCCGGCACCATCCGCACCTCGAAGCGCTCGACCACCGGCCGCTGCCCCGGCAGGATCGCCGCCACGGCACCCGGAAGGATGCCCGTCGAACCGGCGGTCACGAGGCCCGAGGGATCAAGGCTGCCCTCGAAGCGCGCGCCCTGCTGCCCGAACCGGAACTGCACGCCGCTGATCACCCGCCCATCGGCATCACGTGCCTCGGCGCTGAGCCGCAGCGTGTCACCCACGGCGACGGACTTCTGCACGGGCAGCACGACGATCCGGGCAATCGGCGATGGGGTCTCTTGCGCGGCCAGCGGCAGCGGTGCCAGCAACAGGGCGGTCAGGAGTCTGCGCATTCCGTTCATTCCTCAAGAAGGTCAGGGGACTCGAGCGTCGGGGAATATACGGCGCGGGCACGTCAGGGTTCTCCCGCACGGCCCGTCAGGAGTCGGCTGCTAGCGGAACCGGCCGCTGCGCACGAGGATTCGAACGACAGCAGGTCTCCGTTCGCCCGCGCCGCGTCCACCGACATGGGCGCCTTTCATTCAGGAGGATCCAATGTTCACCACCAACGCTGGCAGCATCGACCGCGCGCTCCGCGCGTTGCTCGGCATCGGCTTGATCGCGATCGTCTTCGTCGGCCCGCAGACTCCGTGGGGCTGGCTCGGCCTGATCCCGCTCGGCACGGCCGCGATGGGCTGGTGCCCGCTCTACGCGATGCTTGGCATCAATACCTGCGGGGTGCGCCCCGCGAAGTAACGGGTAGATTTGCGGGATGCGCACTCATCCCGCCCTCCCGCTTGCCCTCGCCGCGCTCGTCGCGCTCCCGTTCTCTGTCCGGTCATTGGCCAGCCAGCAGGCCGGCCGGAAAGATCCCAACCTGGAGCGCGCCGAGCGCGTGCTGCGCCAGTCGCCGTTGATCGACGGCCACAACGATCTCCCCTGGGCCATCCGCGAGTCGAAGACGGCCCCGCACGATGTCGAGGCCTATGACCTGCGGCGCACTACGCCTGGGCACACGGACCTCGCACGGCTGCGCGCCGGAATGCTCGGCGGACAGTTCTGGTCCGTGTACATCCCCGGCGACACGTCGATCGCGCGCCAGGGCTATGCCAAGGTGCAGCTCGAGCAGATCGATATCGCGCGGCGGGTGATGGCCAAGTATCCCGACGCGCTGCAGCCCATCACGACGGCGGCCGGGTTCCGCGACGCCTTCCGTCGTGGTCGGATCGGATCGGTGATGGGAATGGAAGGCGGCCACGCCATCGAGAACTCGCTCGGCGCCCTCCGCGCGTTCTATGACCTCGGCGTGCGCTACATGACGCTGACGCACAACGCGCACCTCGATTGGGCCGATGCGCACATCGCCAATCCGCGGCACGGCGGGCTCACGGCCTTCGGCAAGGAAGTCGTGCGTGAGATGAACCGCCTCGGGATGCTGGTGGACCTCTCGCACACCTCGCCAGCCACGATGAGCGCGGCGCTGGACGTGAGCGAGGCGCCGGTGATGTGGTCGCACGCGAATGCGCGCGCCCTCCGGGACCATTCGCGCAACGTGCCCGACTCCATCCTGCGTCGCCTGCCGCGTAACGGCGGCGTCGTGATGGTGACCTTCGTGCCGGGCTTCGTGACGGATCAGCCGAAGGCGACGCTGTCGCAGGTGGCAGACCACATCGAGCACATCCGCAACGTGGCGGGCGTGGACCACGTCGGCATCGGTGGCGACTTCGACGGCATCGACTCGGTGGTCGAGGGCCTCGAGGATGTCTCGAGCTATCCGCGGCTGTTCGCCGAGCTCGCGCGCCGTGGCTGGAGCGACGCGGACCTGAAGAAGCTCGCGGGCGAGAACATCCTGCGTGTGTTCGAGCAGGCGGAGCGGGTGGCGGCGCGGTTGCAGCTAGAGCGCGCGCCGAGCACGGCGACGATTGCGACGCTCGACGGGATGTCGCGCTAGCGGCGCGTCCTAGCGGCGCGTGCGCGCAGCCCGCGCGCGCAGCCACTGGCGCAGCGTACCAAGCGAGCTGATCGTGTCCGCGCCGATGTCGGACAGCACCGGGCCGTAGGCGCTGGCGCCGCTGCCTCCCACCACGAGCGCCACCTTCGGCGGTAGCAGCTCGCGCAGCGCGCGCAGCTCCGACGCGAGGGCGGGGTCGTCGACGGGGTACACGATGGACAACGCCACACAGTCCGCCTTCGCGAACTGCGCCGCCCGGGCCAGCTCGGCCGCGGGAAGATTTGGTCCGAGGTAGGCGACTCGCCAGCCATTGCCGGCGGCGGTCGTGGCCGCCAGCATCGCGCCGAGTTCGTGCAGCTGGTTGGCGAGGGTTCCGATCACGATCGTCGGCGCGCCGGCCGGCGCGGCGGCGGGATCGGTCATCCAGTGCAGCACGCGGCGAATGGTGGTCGTCGCCAAGTGCTCGTTGGCGGGAGACAGCTGTCCCCTGTGCCACAGGGACCCGATCGTGAACAGCAGGGGGGCGACGACCTCGTCGAGCGCTTCCTCGGCAGGCATCCGAAGCACCGCGGCGCGCAGGGTCTGCTCCAGCCGCGCCCCGTCGAACTCCTCGACGGCGATCAGCGCCGTGGAGAGGAAGGACTCGACGGCCGGAGTCTCGGCGCCGAGCCCGCTGCGCGTGCGAGACTCGCGCTCATCCGATTCGATGAGGCGCGTCAGTTCCTCGTTGCTGAGTGGTACCAGACCGCCGATCTGATGTCCGGACCGGGCTGCGCGGGCTAGCAACGTAAGTCGTCGGAGATCGGCCTCGGTGTACACGCGCTGACCGCCGGCGGTGCGCTGCGGCGTGACCGCCGCGTAGCGCCGTTCCCAGGCACGCAGGACATCGGGGGTGAGCCCCGTTCGCTGCGCGACAAGCCGTACAGGATGGAGAGCTTCATTGTCGCTCATTACTCAAAATATGAACAGAGATTGTAGATGTCAAGGTAAATAGTTAGACAAATATGCCGATAATTGAACACAGCTGTAGTGTCCAACGCTCAGACTCCCCCGCGCCGCGTGGAGAGGATTCCGCGGTAGGCTGCGCCGATGCACGGAGCACAGGCGGTATCTTTCGCGGCGTCAGCGCGCCCCATCGGCGCGCACGCCTACTCCCTCAATCCTTGTCGATGCGACTCCTTCCCTTCGCCGCGGCGGCCATCGTTCTGGCCGCGCCGCTATCCGCCCAGCAGGGCCCGCTTCGCGCACCGCTCAGCACGCGCGTCACCTTCACGTTGCCGCTGAATCCGCCTCGCGCGGAGGGCGCGCCGGCGCCTGCTCCGTTGGTGGTGTCCATTGAGTACGGACAGCCGCACGCGCGCGGGCGCGCGGTGCCGGCCGAGCTCTCGACCGACGGCACCGTGTGGCGCACGGGCGCGAACTCGTCCACCACGCTCAAGACGGCGGCCGACCTCGTGATTGGCGGCACGCGAATCCCAGCGGGCGCGTACTCGCTGTACACGATCCGCGAGAATGGCGCCTACAAGCTCATCGTCAACGCGAACACGGGGCAGTGGGGCACCTCGTACGAGGCGAGCCGGGATGTCGCGCGCATCCCGCTGCGGGCGCGCACGCTCCATGAGGCGCAGGAGTCGCTGCAGATCACGATGGTGCCGGCGGATGCGCCGACGGCCCGCGGCGTGCTGACCATTCGCTGGGGCACGCTCGAACTTGCG
This window of the Gemmatimonadaceae bacterium genome carries:
- the ahcY gene encoding adenosylhomocysteinase: MTAIAPNAHAFDAAKSAGREPFKVADISLAPWGRQEIRLAEYEMPGLMALRAEYKGKKPLAGARIMGSLHMTIQTAVLIETLTELGADVRWVSCNIFSTQDHAAAAVVVGKDGSVEQPRGTPVFAWKGETLEEYWWCTDQALLWPDGQGPNLILDDGGDATLLIHKGTEYEAAGKIPAFDAANEPEEWGVILDLLRKTHKEDPKRWTNVGKAIKGVSEETTTGVHRLYEMMQAGTLLFPAINVNDSVTKSKFDNLYGCRHSLTDGILRASDVMLAGKVAVVLGYGDVGKGSAQAFKGQGARVVIVEIDPICALQAAMEGYQVATLDDVVSTADIFITATGNADIITAAHMAKMKDKAIVGNIGHFDNEIDMAGLKKMAGVKRNNIKPQFDEWIFPDGHSVLILAEGRLLNLGCATGHPSFVMSCSFTNQVVAQVDLHLAAQGKETVSGTKYDAKKVYVLPKKLDEKVARLHLDKLGVKLTKLTEKQAAYIGVPVDGPYKSDHYRY
- a CDS encoding YncE family protein, with the protein product MTPVRFGGGAIAAMGLLLGAMACAPRPADQARLEPRILTEGAPDTARLSPRMLPEPSPVEREYVAYVVSESVDEVSRIVFGPQGARLDKVVPVGISMTDPDGPHGVALSPDGEFYYVTTAHGIPGGDLWKFRRADDTPLGRITLGPFPATAQVSPNGWYVWAVNFNLHGEMVTSSVSVVETGAMIEIARVETCTMPHGSRLNPAGTRHYSACMMDDAMVEIDAERFGVTRHFLLTGGKEQGRDGAPPKRRLADAAHAGHDMGGHGLEPPKPGDVSCSPTWAQPSADGTRIWVACNKSSEIVEVDVASWSLLRRIPAGPGVYNLAVTHDGRLLIGTNKRGQSISVFDTQSGRELARIPTSKRVTHGAAVTSDDRYAFITNEGVGSEKATVDVIDLRALRVVATVEVGQQAGGVDVLK
- a CDS encoding Ig-like domain-containing protein; protein product: MRRLLTALLLAPLPLAAQETPSPIARIVVLPVQKSVAVGDTLRLSAEARDADGRVISGVQFRFGQQGARFEGSLDPSGLVTAGSTGILPGAVAAILPGQRPVVERFEVRMVPGPAARIAVQPAPTRLALGQRMRLTATVLSAIGDRRDDRVTWTSSDAKVVTVSEAGMLTAVAAGRATVTARVGAVSQALPLQIVATPVAALSVEPGVSDARTGDVLRFRAVARDAQGRAIEGLTPVWSISPGNGAIDSDGAFVGYEAGAYTVTASLGNRTAESVVTLAARDVRRPLEVVGRLPRQRFTTEEVWLHPNGEVAYLGSGSGGDVLYAIDISDPAKPVVTDSIVANTRRVNDVMTTPDGKFLVFTREGAADRKNGVVFASLEDPRHPKPISEFTTGVTAGVHSSFIYEDPKHGQHVFLTNDGTGALHVLNIDDPYNPREVAQWKTEARPDAGRTLHDIDVQDGLLYGSWWNDGLVILDVGNGIKGGTPSNPVLVSQFKYDLNALYRGVEADGGPGFIRGTHTAWRHNNYVFIADEVFPSSGVKGAKDAAAGRAYGRLQVIDVSNLEQPKSVAWYEPEYGGVHNVWAAGDSLYIGAYNAGFHVFDVSGELRGDLRAQGREIGHLNTADMDGRVQNTAMTWGVVVRDGLAYVNDMYNGLWIVRIQPKTGVVP
- a CDS encoding DUF2892 domain-containing protein, which gives rise to MFTTNAGSIDRALRALLGIGLIAIVFVGPQTPWGWLGLIPLGTAAMGWCPLYAMLGINTCGVRPAK
- a CDS encoding dipeptidase yields the protein MRTHPALPLALAALVALPFSVRSLASQQAGRKDPNLERAERVLRQSPLIDGHNDLPWAIRESKTAPHDVEAYDLRRTTPGHTDLARLRAGMLGGQFWSVYIPGDTSIARQGYAKVQLEQIDIARRVMAKYPDALQPITTAAGFRDAFRRGRIGSVMGMEGGHAIENSLGALRAFYDLGVRYMTLTHNAHLDWADAHIANPRHGGLTAFGKEVVREMNRLGMLVDLSHTSPATMSAALDVSEAPVMWSHANARALRDHSRNVPDSILRRLPRNGGVVMVTFVPGFVTDQPKATLSQVADHIEHIRNVAGVDHVGIGGDFDGIDSVVEGLEDVSSYPRLFAELARRGWSDADLKKLAGENILRVFEQAERVAARLQLERAPSTATIATLDGMSR
- a CDS encoding cobalamin-dependent protein (Presence of a B(12) (cobalamin)-binding domain implies dependence on cobalamin itself, in one of its several forms, or in some unusual lineages, dependence on a cobalamin-like analog.) codes for the protein MSDNEALHPVRLVAQRTGLTPDVLRAWERRYAAVTPQRTAGGQRVYTEADLRRLTLLARAARSGHQIGGLVPLSNEELTRLIESDERESRTRSGLGAETPAVESFLSTALIAVEEFDGARLEQTLRAAVLRMPAEEALDEVVAPLLFTIGSLWHRGQLSPANEHLATTTIRRVLHWMTDPAAAPAGAPTIVIGTLANQLHELGAMLAATTAAGNGWRVAYLGPNLPAAELARAAQFAKADCVALSIVYPVDDPALASELRALRELLPPKVALVVGGSGASAYGPVLSDIGADTISSLGTLRQWLRARAARTRR
- a CDS encoding DUF2911 domain-containing protein — translated: MRLLPFAAAAIVLAAPLSAQQGPLRAPLSTRVTFTLPLNPPRAEGAPAPAPLVVSIEYGQPHARGRAVPAELSTDGTVWRTGANSSTTLKTAADLVIGGTRIPAGAYSLYTIRENGAYKLIVNANTGQWGTSYEASRDVARIPLRARTLHEAQESLQITMVPADAPTARGVLTIRWGTLELAADWSTP